GCGGCCAACCTTGTGGCAGCAAAGCGTTTTGATTTTTTGCCACGGAAGCACACGGAAGGCACGGACAAAGGCTAAGCGGCGTCGGTCACGAAAAACACGAAAAACACGAAAGCAAAAAGCGCCAAGGTTGGCCGCAGGCATGTCGGGTTACGCTGCGCTAACCCGACCTACGGTGACGTGCGGTTAAGGTTGGCTGCAGCGAGACGCTAGTCGGCAGCCAGCATGTAATCGTCGTGACCACACCCGTTGGCGTAAGCCGTGGAAACTGTCGCCAGCCCGGAAGCAAGCCGCCCTCTTTTGAGCGCAGCGTATGGGCGGCGCCGGGATGGCGACAGTTTCCACGGGAATTCTTGCGCTTTCGGGAAGAGCGGGGATTGGAAAGGGGGATGCGGTATCCCCCTTCCTCGTTCATTCCTTCGCGACGCTACGCTTGCCTCGCTCAGTCACCGGCGAAACCGGCAAAGCAAACAATCATCCGCGCAGCGGAATCCGCAGACTAAACAAAGGTTGGCCGCAAACAGTCATCAGCTTGCAGCCAACCTTCGTGATGCAATCGCGGTAAACGTTGGGCTTCGCAGGCTCAGCCCAACCTACCGTGCTGTCGTAGGGTACGTCACCCCGAAGGGGCGACGTACCGGTGTGGCATAGATTGATGGGTCTAGGGGGAGCGTCGTACAGACGTTTTACGGCGTCCCTCTCGATTGCCGGGTTAGATTTTGTTCTGTCGATGGTTGATTTTCTTTCTCAACAGTCATGAAGAGAGCTGCGCTTAGAGGGAATACTGTAATTTTACGTTCACTATTAACGCGGATGTAAGCATATTCCGGCGAAAGCAGAACTAATTCCCCCTTTGCTGGTGGTGATAGCTTCCCCTCTCGATCTTGAATGGTCACCGTTATACCGCCTCCCACCCCAAAATATCGAAGCCCGAGTTTTAGTGCTGTAGCAAACTGTGTCGAGACAACAGTCGACAGGGAGAAAACAACGAGAATAAGAGCTAGAAATGAGCGGATTTGCTTGCTCGGAGACTTCCACATCAGAAATGAAATGTGAAGGCATATAAAGAAAGCCACGGCGATAATCGTAAGAACTGAAAACCATTCGTCGTTCTTGGATGAAATGGCGGTTACCGTCAAAATGCTCAGGAACAACACATTCATCAAACCGAACATCACAAATAGAAACCAATCGGCTTCCCCTGTGCTTTGTTTTTGCACTATCGGGAGAACTATCCCAAACATTGCAAGTGATGAGGCTACGAGCATTAGTTCGCTTGCAGAGAAAAATACCCTTAATCCGAATTGGCCATGCTCAAAAAAATCGTACGAGAAAAAACCTTCATTTCCCATGTAAATGAGAAATAGGAGTTTTGGGAAAAGCCAAATGAAAATAATACTTAGCAACCAAAGCAAGAGCTTCAGAACCGTTTCTTTTGTCCATCCTGTCAGGTTGATTATTTTTGTGAGCATTGAAAGTATAAAGTGTGATGTACACACCATCGTTGAGTACATCTAGTTTGTGGATGTGCATATCCACGCAGCGTCATGGATATCTTCTTTTCTTTTCAGATACTTAGTGTGTTGTTTGCGCTCGGAGACAAATCCAGCCGGGTATTTGTCTCTGCCAGCCTCTGATACAACCCCTCACTCGCCTCCGCCAACCTCACAATGCTCGCCTCGCGCAGCGCAGCCAAGTCTACCCCCGTGGCATTGTCCATGCCAGCCCAATGTAATAGCGTTTGACATGCATCAGGATGGTCGAACAGCCCGTGCAAATAGCTGCCCATGATCTGGCCGTCGGGGCTGACGGCGCCGTCGACGCTGCCGTCGTCGAGCATGAATACCGGCCGCTCGCAGTCCGCGCCGTGGCTGATGCCCATGTGGATTTCGTAGCCGCTCACCGCGGCGTCGGCGTTGACGAAGCGGCCTTCGCGGCGGGTGAGGGTCTTGGCGGCGGCCAGCGTGGTGTCGATGGCGAGGTAGCTGAGGCCCGTGCTGCTGCCGGGCTTGCCTTCCACCCCCAGCGGGTCGTGGATGTGCTGGCCCAGCATCTGGTAGCCGCCGCAGATGCCGAGCAGCTTGCCGCCGTAGCGCAGGTGGCGCTGCAGGTATTGCGGCCAACCTTGTGCCTGCAAAAAGGCCATGTCGGCGCGGGTGTTCTTGCTGCCGGGCAGGATCACCAGGTCGGCCGGCGGCTTCGGCGCGTCGGGGCCGACGAAGTGCAGGTTGACGCCGGGGTGGGCGCGCAGCGCGTCGAAGTCGGTGTGGTTGCTGATGCGCGGCAGCACCGGCACCACGATGTTGAAGTCGCCTTTTTGCTGCTGCGTCTGCACCGCGTCTTCGGCGTCCAGCATCAGGCCGTGCAGGTAGGGCAGCACCGCCAGCACCGGCTTGCCGGTCTTGGCTTCCAGCCAGTCGAGGCCACCTTGCAGCAGGCTGATGTCGCCGCGGAAGCGGTTGATGACGAAGCCGATCACGCGGTCGCGTTCGGACTGGCTCAGGCAGTCCAGCGTGCCGGTGAGGTGGGCGAACACGCCGCCGCGGTCGATGTCGGCGACGAGGATCACCGGGCAGTCCACCGCCTCGGCAAAGCCCATGTTGGCGATGTCGCGCTCGCGCAGGTTGATCTCGGCCGGACTGCCGGCACCTTCCACCATCACCGCGTCGTACTGCTGGCTCAGACGGCCGTAGGATTCCAGCACCGCCTGCATCGCGGTGGTCTTGTAGTGGTGGTAGTCGCGCGCGTTCATGTCGGCGCGCACCTGGCCGTGGATGATGACCTGCGCGCCGGTGTCGGAGCTGGGCTTGAGCAGCACCGGGTTCATGTCGCTGTGCGGCGCCACGCGCGCGGCGACGGCCTGCAGCGCCTGCGCGCGGCCGATCTCGCCGCCGTCGACGGTGACGGCGCTGTTGAGCGCCATGTTCTGCGGCTTGAACGGGGCGACGCGCAGGCCACGGTCGGCCAGCAGCCGGCACAGCGCGGCGACCACGGTGCTCTTGCCGGCGTCCGAGGTGCAGCCTTGCACCATCAGCGTGGGGTAGGGCCAGGGTTGGGTGCTCATGCCAGCGCTCCGGCGGCGCGGTCGGCGTGCCACTGCCGGATCAGCGCCTGCAGTTGCGGCAGGCCGCGGGTGATCAGGGTCGGGCCGGGGGCGAGGATGTCGGCGGACTTGATCTCGATGATGTGGCCGCGCGCGGCATTCTTGACGGCGGGTACGTCCTGCCAGCCGTCTCGTTCCAGCACCGTTTCCGGGCGGAAACGTTTGCCGCACCAGCTGCCGACGATCAGGTCCGGCGCGCGCGCGGCGACGCTCAGCGGGTCGGCGACGATGCGCTGTTTGGCGCGCACGAACGGTGCGTGCTCGGCGTAGGCGTCGCGGCCGCCGGCCAGCTCGATCAGCTCGCCGACCCAGCCGATGCCGGTGATGATCGGGTCCGGCCACTCCTCGAAGTACACCAGCGGCCGCGGCAGGCCGGCGGCATCGTTGGCCGCGCTCTCGGCTGCGGCGTCGTCGATGGTGGCCTGCAGTGTTGCGGCCAACGTTTGCGCCGCCGCCTCCTTGCCGGTCAGGCTGCCCAGCACCCGCACCATGCGCAGCACGCCGGCGATGTCACGGTGGTTGAAGTGCTGCACGTCGACGCCGGCGTCGACCACTTCCTTGACGATGTCGCTCTGCAGGCTGGAAAACGCCACCACCAGATCGGGATCGACGGCGAGGATCTTCTCCAGCTTGCCGCTGGAAAAGCCGCTGATCTTCGGCTTGTCCTGGCGCGCCTCGGGCGGGTAGACGGTAAAGCCGGAGATGCCGGCGATCAGGTCCTGCGCGCCGAGCAGGTACAGCGTTTCGACGGCTTCGGTGCACAGGCAGGCAATGCGTTGGTAGTGGCTCATGGCGGACTCGGAGGGCGGTTACGGGTTAGCGGCGGGCGAGGTCGAGCTTGGCACACAGCTGGCGCGTGCCTTCGATCATGCGCGGTGTCGGGCGGTTGAGCAGGTCACCGTTGACCTGGTGCAGCTGGCGGTTTTGCACCGCGGCGATACCGGGCATGCGCTGCCAGCGCTTGAGCAGATCGTCGTTGTGGCGCATGGCGGCGGACAGGATCACCTGCGGGTTGGCGGCGATCACCGCCTCGTCGGTGACCACCGGCGCGGTGACCGGCAGCCGGGCGAAGATGTTGATGCCGCCGCACAGCGCGATGGCGTCGCTGACGATGTGCTGGCCGTTGAGGGTGTATAGCGGCTTGTCCCACACCTGGTAGAACACGCTGAGCTTGCTCTTGCCCTGCTGCTGCTGGCGCAGCGCGGCCAGATCCTGTTCGAAGCGGCGCGCCGCCTGTTCCGCCTGCGCGCTGCTGCCCAGCAGCTGGCCGATGCGGCGCAGGTTGGACGGGATGTCGGCAAAGCGCTTCGGCTGGCTGTAGAACAGCGGGATGCCGAGCTGGCGCAGCGGCTCCAGCTGCCGCGCCGACGGGCCGTGCAACCATACCAGCAGCAGGTCGGGCTTGGCGGCGACGATGCGCTCCAGGTCGATGGCGCGGAAGCTGCCGGCCTTGGGCAGCGCCTTGGCGGCCTCGGGGTAGTCGCTGTTGTCGTCGACGGCGATCAGGCGGGCACCGCCACCGGCGGCAAAGGCCAGCTCGGTGACGTGCGGCGCCAGGCTGATCACGCGCTGCGCCGGTGCCGGCAGCGTGACGCGGCTGCCTTGGTCGTCGATGACGCTGACCGGTGCGGCCAGTGCCGGCAGGCAGGCCAGCAGCGGGAGGAGTCGTTTCATGTAGTGAAATCCTTGTCACGAAAGCTGGCCAGCGCGGCGGCCAGCCGTTGCCAGTGGGGTTCGTCGGCCGGCAGGCCGAGGCGGAAGCGCGGCTGCGGCTCGGTAAACAGCCGGCACCAGATGTGTTGTGTCGCTAGATGCTGCTGCAGCGCGGCGGCGGGCGCGTACTCGCCGCCGGCGAACAGGTCGCAGCCGGCGTGCGGCAGTTGCTGCGCGGCCAGCAGTGCGGCCAACCTGGCGCGGCGCGCGGCGAGATCGGCCCGCGCCTGCTGCTGCCAGGCGCCATCGCGCAGCGCGGCGGTGGCGATGTGCTGCACCGCGCCGGGGATGGTCCACGGCCCCAGCTCCTCGTCCAGCTGCTGCAGGATGGCGGCCTCGGCGGCGACAAAGCCCAGGCGCAGGCCGGCGAGACCGAAGAACTTGCCCGGCGAGCGCAGCACGATCAGGCCGGGCAGGCGGCCGGCGTGAGCGGTGACCGACAGCTCGGGGCAGACATCGGCAAACGCCTCGTCCACCAGCAGCCAGCCGCCGCGCGCGGCCTGTTGCTCCGCCCACCGCAGCACGCTGGCCGCCGGGTAGTGCGCACCGGACGGGTTGTCCGGATTGCACAGGATCAGCACGTCGACGTGGCCGGCCAACTCGCCGATGTCGGCGTGGGCATGGCGGCTGACGGCGTGGCCGTGCCGCGCCCAGCGCCAGCCGTGTTCGCCGTAGCTGGGGTGGGCGACGGCGACGCTGCCGGGCGGTCGCAGCCGCGGTAGCGCCTGGATCGCCGCCTGGCTGCCGGCGACGGGCAGAAGGTTGGCCGCACCGTAATAGGCGCAGGCGGCGGCGGGGAAACCGGCATCCGGCTGCGGCAGCGTGTGCCACAGCGCGCTCGGCACGGCCGGCACCGGGTAGGGCCGCGGGTTGAGCGCGGCGGACAGGTCGATCCAGTCGGCAGGCTCGCCGCCGTAAGTGGCGATGGCAGCGTGCAGATTGCCGCCGTGCAGCGGGCGCAGCTTGTTCATGGCAGGAGCCTTTGCATCAGGCAGTTTTCCAGTTGCTGGCCACGCAGGGTGACGATGCGGCGCTGCTGCACGCTGAAACCGTGGCGCAGGAAAAACGCTTCCGCCGCCAGGCTGACACGGGCGTGCAGCGCCGGCAGCCCCAGGCGCTGCGCCTCGTGCAGCAGGTGCTGCATCAGCTGCGTGCCGGCGCCCTGGCCGCCAGCAGCGGGGTGGACAAAGAACAGGTCGATCAGCCCGTCCGGCTGCAGGTCGGCAAAGCCGATGATGCGCGTGCCGTCACACAGCAGCCACGGCTGGCGGGCTTGCAAATGCTGCTGCCAGGCGGTGTGATCGTAGCTTGCCGGCGCCCATGCCGCACACTGCGCCGCGCTGTAATGCCGCGCCGCACGCTGGTGCACGGCGGCATGAAAGATGTTGCGCAACACCGCGCTGTCTGCCGGCTGGTAGCGGCGTAGCGAGTACGGTTGCTTCATAGCGCGATTGCTCCCAGCAGCCACAGCAGCAACGCCCGGTCCAGCAGCTGCGCGGCGCGGGCGATGTCGGCGGCGGCGGCGGGCGTGGCGCCGTCGCCCAGGGTTGGCCGCATTTCCAGCTGGCCGTGGTAGCTGGCGGCGCCGCCCAGGCGGATCGCCAGCGCGCCGGCGCCGGCGGCCATCACGGGGCCGGCGTTGGGGCTGTCCCACTGCGGCGCTTGTGTGCGCCAGCAGCGCAGCGCGAGGCGGGTGTGGCCGGCCAGCGCGTAGGCCAGCGCGGTCAGCCGTGCCGGCACGAAGCCCAGCACGTCGTCGGCGCGGGCGGCGACCTTGCCGAAGCGTTCGAAACGCGGGTTGCGGTAGCCCCACATCGCGTCCAGGGTGTTGGCGAGGCGGAACGCCAGCGCGGCCGGGGCACCGCCGACGGCAAACCAGAACAGCGCGCCGAACACCGCGTCGTGACCGTTTTCCAGCAGCGATTCGGCGGCGGCGAGGGTGACGGCGGCCTCGTCGGCGTGGCGCAGGTCGCGGCTGACGATGCGGCTGGTCAGCGCGCGCGCCTGCGGCAGGTCGCCGGCCAGCAGCGCCGCGCCGATGGGGCGGGTGTGCTCGAGCAGGCTTTGCCGGCCGAGGGTGAAGTACAGCACCGCCACGCTGAGGGCGGTGGCCGCCGGCACCGGCAGTTGCGCCAGCAGCCAGGTCAGGGCCAGTGGCAGCGGCAGCACCAGCAGCAGCCAGGCGAGCAGGCCGCGCGCGATGCGGGCGCGGCCGCGGTTCAGCCGCGTCTCGACCAGGTTGGCCGCATTGCCGAAGCCGACCAGCGGGTGGTAGCGGCGCGGCTCGCCCAGCAGGCGATCGAGCAGCAGCGCTGCCACCATCAGCGCGGCGCCGCTCAGCACGGTGCTGCTCCGCATGGCGGCAGGAGCAGCGCGGCGGCGGCGGCCGGATTGCTGGCGAAGTAGGCGTGGAAGTACGACGCCTGCACGCTGCCGTGGCGGTACACCGCCTCACCACCGGCACGGCCGTCCTTGCGCTGGCAGTGGGCCAGCGGCGCCAGCGGCGTGTCGAAGCTGGAGTAGTGGAAGGTGTGGCCGCGCAGTTCGCCAGCGGCGTGCGGCCAACCCTGGCTACCCAACGCCGCCAGTTTCTTGCCCATGCACACGCTGCCGGGCAGCACGCCGGCCATAGTGTGGCTGTGACCGTCGGTGTCGGTGAGGCTTTCCGTCAGCGCCATCATGCCGCCACACTCCGCCCACAGCGGTTTGCCGCTGGCCGCGAAGGCCTGCACGCTGTGTTGCCAGCGCTGGTTGCCAGCCAGCGTCGCCGCGTGCAGCTCCGGGTAGCCGCCGGGCAGCCAGACGGCGTCGGCGCCGGCCGGAATGGCCTCGTCGGCCAGCGGCGAGAAGAAGGCGAGCGTCGCGCCCATGCCGGTCAGCGTGCGCAGGTTGGCCGCGTAGAGGAAGGCAAACGCCGCGTCGCGGGCGATGGCGATGGTTTTGCCGGCCAGCAGCGGCGGCAATGCCGGCTGCGTTTGCGGCGCTGGCGCAAATTCGGGCAGCGACGCCAGTACCGCGTCGTCCAGCTGCAGTGCGTCGGCCAGCGCGTCCAGCCGCGCGGCGAGATCGGGCAGCTCGGACGGTAGGTGCAGGCCGAGGTGGCGCTCGGGATGCGACTCGGCCTGCCGTGGCAGGTGGCCGACCACCGGCAGTTCTGCCGTGCCGCAGGCGCGGATCATGTCGGCGTGGCCGGGGCTGGCGACGCGGTTGGCCAGCATCCCCGCCCACGGCAGCTGGCCATGGTCGCGCAGACCGCGGGCGATGGCCAGCGCGGTGCCGACCATCGCCGAGCAGTCCAGTACCGCCAGCACCGGCACGCCGAAGTGGCGGGCGAGGTCGGCGCTGGACGGCTGGCCGTCGTACAGCCCCATCACGCCCTCGATCAGCAGGTAGTCGCACTCCCGCGCCGCCTCGGCCAGCAGCGCGTGGCACTGCGCCTCGGTGCACATCCACAGGTCCAGCACGTCGACGCAGCTACCGCTGGCGGCAGCCAGTAGCATCGGGTCGATGAAATCGGGGCCGGTCTTGAACACCCGCACCCGCTGGCCGGCACGCGCGAGCTTGCGGGCTAGGGCGGCGGTGACGGTGGTCTTGCCTTGGCCGGAGGCGATGGCGGAGAGAAGGAGGGCTTTGCAGCTCATGGGCTCGCTTTCATTTCGATGGGCGGGGCAGGTCACGCATTGGTGTGCCGTTGCCGGCGCGATGGTGATGGCCGGCAAGGTTGGCCGCAATGCGGTTGCGGCCAACCTTGCGCCGGAACCGGGCCGGCGTGATGGTGTATCGGGGTGTTACCACTCGATGCCGGGCTGGGCGGCGATGCCGGCGGCGAAGGCGTGCTTCACCAGCGTCATTTCAGTGACGGTGTCGGCGGCGTCGATGATGGCCTGCGGCGCACCGCGGCCGGTGACGATCACGTGCTGCTGCGGCGGGCGGGCGGCGATGTCGGCCAGTACCTGTTCCACGTTGATGTATTTGTACTTCAGCGCGATGTTCAGCTCGTCGAGCAGCACCAGGCCGATGGCCGGGTCCTGCAGCATCTGGCGCGCTATTTCCCACGCTTCGCCGGCGCGGGCGACGTCGCGCTCGCGGTCCTGGGTGTTCCAGGTGTAGCCCTCGCCCATGGCGTGGAACTGCACCTCGTCGGGGAAGCGGCGCAGGAAGCGTTCTTCGCCGGTGGACATCGCGCCCTTGATGAACTGCACCACGCCGACCTGCATCTCGTGGCCCAGGCCGCGCATCACCATGCCGAAGCCGCTGGAGCTTTTGCCCTTGCCGTTGCCGCAGTTGACGATGAACACGCCGCGATTTTCGCTGGCAGCGGCGATCTTGGCATCCATGATTTCTTTTTTGCGCGCCATGCGCTCGTTGTGGCGCTCGGTGCGGCCGTGGTCTTCGGTGTGGCTCATGATGGGTGTCCGGGTAAGAAGCAGGGGTGGCCTGCGTGGTGGAGACGGGTTAGCGGATAGCCGAGCACGGCGGCAAGGTGCTCGGCGCCGAGTTCGGCCAGCGGGTACTGGCGGTGCGTGCCGTGTTCGTCGAGCAGCAGCGCGTGGCTGGCGCAGGCCGGGGCCAGCTGCAGGTCGTGGCTGACCAGCAGCACCGCCTTGCCCTGTGCGCGCCAGCGGCCGATCTGCTGTTGCAGCGCGGCCTGGTGCGCGAGATCGAGCGAATTGGACGGCTCGTCGAGCAGGATCAGCGGCGCGTCCTGCGCCATCACGCTGGCCAGCGCCACGCGCTGGCGCTCGCCGCCGGACAATGCCTGCAGCGGCCGCGTCGCCAGGCGGCCGAGGTCGAAGGCGTCCAGTGCTGCGGCGACGCGCTGCGGCTGGTCACCGGTGTCCGGCCAGGCAAAGCGCGCGGCGGCGACGGCATCCTGCACCGCGTAGTCGAAGGCGTCGTGGCTGGCCTGCGGCAGCAGGGCGAGGCGTTGCGCGCGCTGGCGCGGCGTCAGCTGCGGCAAAGGTTGGCCGCAGAGGTGGATGTGGCCGCCGTCAGCGCGGCGCAGCGCCGCCAGCGTGGCCAGCAGCGTGCTCTTGCCGCAGCCGTTGCGGCCGGCGATCCACCAGCATTCGCCGGCGCGAACTTTCCAATCCAGTGGCTGCAGCAGCGTGCGGCGCCCCTGGCGGAGGGTGAGCTGGTCACAGTGCAGCATCAGGCTAGCCTCCGGCGGGTGCGTTGCAGCTGCCAGAACAGCACCGGCACGCCCAAGAGCGCGGTCAGCACGCCGACCGGCAGCTGCATCGGCGCGACGACGGTGCGCGCCAGGGTGTCGGCCAGCACCAGCAGCGCGGCGCCGCTGAGCACGGCGGCGGGGATCAGCCGGCGCAGGTCCGGGCCGCACAGCAGGCGGCAGGCGTGCGGCACCATCAGGCCGACGAAGCCGATGCTGCCACCCTGGCTGACGGCACTGGCGGTGAGGATGGCTGCCAGCACCAGCAGCAGGCGGCGCAACATGGCCACCGGCACGCCCAGCGTCAGCGCGTGATCGCCGTGCAGCGCCAGCAGGTTGATCGCCGGCGCCTGCCACCACGCCAAGAGCGCGGCCGGTAGCAGCGCCAGCCACGGCCACGGCCGCAGCGGCGTGCCGGCGATGTCGCCGACCAGCCAGAACACCATGCCGCGCAATTGCGCGTCCGGTGCGATGGTGAGCAGCAGCGAGATCAGCGCACCGCAGGCGGCGGACAGCAGCACGCCGGTGAGCAGCAGCAGCACCGTGCCGCTGCTGCGTGCGAAATCGCGGCGCGCCAGCAGGAACAGCAGCGCCGACAGCGTCAGCGCGCCGGCGACCGCGGCGCTGTCCACCTGCCACAGCGCCAGCCCCAGCCACAACGCCAGCAAGGCGCCGACCGAGGCGCCGCCGGAGACGCCCATTACGTAAGGATCGGCTAGCGGATTGCGCAGCAGCGACTGCATCAGCACGCCGGCCAGCGCCAGCGAGCCGCCGGTGACCCAGGCGGTCAGCGCCCGTTCCAGCCGCAGGCTGAGCAGGGTGTCGGCCAACTGGCTGCCGTGGCCGCTGGCGGCCAGCCACAACTCGCCGGCGCCCAAAGAGATGGAGCCGCTGCTGCAGGCCAGCAGCAGGCTGCCGCCACTGAGCAGTGTCAGCAGCGTCAACAGGGGCAGGGTGGGTAAGCGCAGGGCACCGCGCAGCGGGCGGTCCAGCGTCAGGCTGTGGGACATGGGCGCGATATCGGAATCGCGGAAGGGGCAGGCGTCAGGCGCACGGATCAGCAATCTGACCGGATGCCGCCCTCCGCAGCATGTGTCGGGACGCACTGACTGGCAGTGCGCGCGTTCGCCGTGGCCGGTATCCGGGCTGGTTTCGCCGTCTGCCCGCCTTCCCGTGATGACTCACAGTGGCGATGGGCAGGGCGGTCGTGACGGCAGGGCCGGCAGACCTTAGAACCTGTTCAAATCCTCGCGAACTCACGCGAGACAAGGCAAAAACGACTGAGAAAGTGGCATTTGTTACTAATATAAACAAGCATGCCGAAGTCGTTTTTAACGCCGTATCGCCCCATTGAGAGCAGTCGCAGCAGACATTGAACAGGTTCTTGAAGAAACGCACCGTTGCGGGGGCAGCACAGGTTTCACCTGTTTCCCGTTTAACTTGCCGGCGTGGGCCGGCGAAGCACCAAGGCAGTCGGCGATTTTAGCAGATCGGCAGCCCATGCTGCCGGCTTTTATATTTTCAAAAGGAATAACAAAACAAAAAATAATTATTTTTGGAAATATAAAGGCGCAGTTATGGTGACGGCAGAATTTATCCATACCTTGAGGGGCAGCAGCATGGCGCACGATTTTTCCGGTTTCGACTACATCATCCAGCCGGGCTGGAACAATTCCGGCCCCGAGCACTGGCAGAGCCACTGGCAGCAAACGTTGGCCGCAACGCGGGTGGCCAACCACGACTGGCAGACGCCGCAGCTGGACGACTGGCTGGCGGCGCTGGACGCGGCGGTGGCCGCCGCCACGCAGCCGGTGATCGTGATCGCGCACAGCCTCGGTTGCGCCACTGTGGCGCACTACTCGGCGCGCTACGGCAACAAGCTTGCCGGCGCGCTGCTGGTGGCGCCGGCTGACGTCGAGCGCGCCAGCGCCCCGGCCGCGCTACAGCCGTTCGCGCCGCTGCCGGAGCTGGCGCTGCCGTTCCCGGCGCGGGTGGTGGCCAGCGACAGCGACCCGTTCAGCCTGCCGCTGCGCAGCGCGCGGATGGCGGCGCTGTGGCAAAGCCCGCTGCACTGGCTGCGCGACGCCGGCCATATCAATGTCGCGTCCGGTCATAAGCAGTGGCAGGACGGCTTCGCCCAGCTGGCGGCGCTGGTGGCCGATATCCGCCAGCAAGCGCGGCCGCGCGCCGCGGCGTGCGCCTGAGCCGGCGGCCAGCCCTGTCGGGCAAGCACTTGTACTGACGCGCGTGGCGCGGCAATCGGCGTGGCATTTGGGGCGGGCTTGGGCATAGAATTCAGTCATGCCCTGTCCCGCTGGAGCGCGTCATGCACCTGTTGGCCTTTGTTGACCATGTGGTCAGCGACATCATTACCCCGGCGCTGGACCCGCGTTTCGACATCGACCGGGTCACGCTGCTGTGCCACCGCGCCCACCTTGATCTCGCCTTCGACATCCTCGGCGTCTGCCAAAAGCTGCACCTGACCGCGGCGGTGGAGACGCTGCCGGCGGACAGCCAGCCGCTGGCGCTGCGGCAGCGGCTGCAGGAGCTGGTGCAGGGCGGCGTCTGCTTCAATATCAGCGCCGCGTCGCCGGTACAGGCGGCGCTGGCCTACGATCTGGCGCGCGAATACCGGTTGCCGCTGATGGCGGTGGAGCACGACAACGATCGCCTGATCTGGCTGCTCGGCGGCGAGAGCAGCCGCCTGCACAGCGGCACCGAGATCGCCGAAGGGCTGTCGCTGGAGGCCTATTTCGCGCTCTACGGCAGCCGCATCCTCGCCATCCATTACCGGCTGGAGCGGCGCAGCCCGCGTCACGAGCAGCTGGCGCGCGATCTGGCCGAACACGCCGCGCTGCGCCCGAAGTCGTTGTCGCTGCTCAACCGGCTGTGCAACGACCTGGACGAGCAGCAGTTCAGCCAGCATCCGCTGTCCAGTGGCGAACACGTGCTGTACGACTGGCTGCTGGCCAGCGGCATGGTGGAGTTCCGCGACAGCGGCCACATGCGCTGCCTCGATGCGCGGGCGCGCTTCTTTCTCGCCGGCGGCTGGCTGGAGGTGTGGCTGCTGTCGCAGGTGGCCGAGCTGGCGCAGATCCTGCCGATCAGCGATGCCGCGGTCGGCGTCAAGATCAGCCATCACAATGTCGAGAACGAGTACGACGTGGCGATCCTGTGCAACAACCACCTTTACCTGATCGAGTGCAAGACCGCCGCGCCCACCAGCTTTCAGCAGCGCGGCGTGGGGCTGGAGAACCTGTTCAAGCTCAACAGCGTCGCCGGTCTGGGCGGCCTGCACGCCAAGGCGATGCTGGCCAGCCTGTACGTGCCGACCGAAAGCGAGGTTGGCCGCGCCGAATCGCAGCGCATCACGCTGCTGGCCGGGCCGCAGCTGCGCCAGGCACGCGAGTACCTGCGCGAGTGGCTGATGAGCTGAGCAGCCGGGCGGGGGCTCGCGGCAAGGCCGCGCCCTGGCGCATGCGCGGCCGCGCACGTGTCTGCATCCGGCATCCCGCGACGGCCACTGCGGTGCTCGCGGTGGCGGCCGTGCCACAGTGGCGGAATATGTCACTGTGTTTATGATAAAAAGAATTTTTTGTGGCAGGCTTTCTGCTATCTTTGCCGCCGATCCCATT
The nucleotide sequence above comes from Vogesella indigofera. Encoded proteins:
- a CDS encoding cobyrinate a,c-diamide synthase, with translation MSCKALLLSAIASGQGKTTVTAALARKLARAGQRVRVFKTGPDFIDPMLLAAASGSCVDVLDLWMCTEAQCHALLAEAARECDYLLIEGVMGLYDGQPSSADLARHFGVPVLAVLDCSAMVGTALAIARGLRDHGQLPWAGMLANRVASPGHADMIRACGTAELPVVGHLPRQAESHPERHLGLHLPSELPDLAARLDALADALQLDDAVLASLPEFAPAPQTQPALPPLLAGKTIAIARDAAFAFLYAANLRTLTGMGATLAFFSPLADEAIPAGADAVWLPGGYPELHAATLAGNQRWQHSVQAFAASGKPLWAECGGMMALTESLTDTDGHSHTMAGVLPGSVCMGKKLAALGSQGWPHAAGELRGHTFHYSSFDTPLAPLAHCQRKDGRAGGEAVYRHGSVQASYFHAYFASNPAAAAALLLPPCGAAPC
- the cobO gene encoding cob(I)yrinic acid a,c-diamide adenosyltransferase, giving the protein MSHTEDHGRTERHNERMARKKEIMDAKIAAASENRGVFIVNCGNGKGKSSSGFGMVMRGLGHEMQVGVVQFIKGAMSTGEERFLRRFPDEVQFHAMGEGYTWNTQDRERDVARAGEAWEIARQMLQDPAIGLVLLDELNIALKYKYINVEQVLADIAARPPQQHVIVTGRGAPQAIIDAADTVTEMTLVKHAFAAGIAAQPGIEW
- a CDS encoding ABC transporter ATP-binding protein; this translates as MLHCDQLTLRQGRRTLLQPLDWKVRAGECWWIAGRNGCGKSTLLATLAALRRADGGHIHLCGQPLPQLTPRQRAQRLALLPQASHDAFDYAVQDAVAAARFAWPDTGDQPQRVAAALDAFDLGRLATRPLQALSGGERQRVALASVMAQDAPLILLDEPSNSLDLAHQAALQQQIGRWRAQGKAVLLVSHDLQLAPACASHALLLDEHGTHRQYPLAELGAEHLAAVLGYPLTRLHHAGHPCFLPGHPS
- a CDS encoding FecCD family ABC transporter permease codes for the protein MSHSLTLDRPLRGALRLPTLPLLTLLTLLSGGSLLLACSSGSISLGAGELWLAASGHGSQLADTLLSLRLERALTAWVTGGSLALAGVLMQSLLRNPLADPYVMGVSGGASVGALLALWLGLALWQVDSAAVAGALTLSALLFLLARRDFARSSGTVLLLLTGVLLSAACGALISLLLTIAPDAQLRGMVFWLVGDIAGTPLRPWPWLALLPAALLAWWQAPAINLLALHGDHALTLGVPVAMLRRLLLVLAAILTASAVSQGGSIGFVGLMVPHACRLLCGPDLRRLIPAAVLSGAALLVLADTLARTVVAPMQLPVGVLTALLGVPVLFWQLQRTRRRLA
- a CDS encoding RBBP9/YdeN family alpha/beta hydrolase, with translation MAHDFSGFDYIIQPGWNNSGPEHWQSHWQQTLAATRVANHDWQTPQLDDWLAALDAAVAAATQPVIVIAHSLGCATVAHYSARYGNKLAGALLVAPADVERASAPAALQPFAPLPELALPFPARVVASDSDPFSLPLRSARMAALWQSPLHWLRDAGHINVASGHKQWQDGFAQLAALVADIRQQARPRAAACA
- a CDS encoding Card1-like endonuclease domain-containing protein, giving the protein MHLLAFVDHVVSDIITPALDPRFDIDRVTLLCHRAHLDLAFDILGVCQKLHLTAAVETLPADSQPLALRQRLQELVQGGVCFNISAASPVQAALAYDLAREYRLPLMAVEHDNDRLIWLLGGESSRLHSGTEIAEGLSLEAYFALYGSRILAIHYRLERRSPRHEQLARDLAEHAALRPKSLSLLNRLCNDLDEQQFSQHPLSSGEHVLYDWLLASGMVEFRDSGHMRCLDARARFFLAGGWLEVWLLSQVAELAQILPISDAAVGVKISHHNVENEYDVAILCNNHLYLIECKTAAPTSFQQRGVGLENLFKLNSVAGLGGLHAKAMLASLYVPTESEVGRAESQRITLLAGPQLRQAREYLREWLMS